The genomic DNA gaaggaacTCCAGCCTGATCATGGATTTCGCAGAAAGACTCCTCAACACACAAAGGAAAAGATAATAACTAGTGCATAGCCCTCAGGAATGATGTCCTTTTGCCACAATATAATTAATATCTCCTGTGTGAAAACCAGCTGGTCGAATGATGTCCGTGCTTCCCTGTACAGTTTAATGGTGCTCATAATTCTGACCACAGTGGTTGGCAATCTAATAGTTATTATTTCTATATCACACTTCAAGCAACTTCATACCCCAACTAATTGGCTCATTCATTCCATGGCCACTGTGGACTTTCTGCTGGGGTGCCTGGTCATGCCTTATAGTATGGTGAGATCCGTTGAGCACTGCTGGTATTTTGGAGAAGGCTTCTGTAAAATTCACACCAGCACTGATATTATGCTGAGCTCAGCATCAATTTTTCATTTATCCTTCATTTCCATTGACCGCTACTATGCTGTGTGTGACCCACTGAGATACAAAACTAAGATCAACATCTTGGTTATTTTTGTGATGATCTTCATTAGTTGGAGTATTCCTGCTCTTTTTGCATTTGGAATGATCTTTCTGGAGCTAAACTTCAAAGGAGCTGAAGAGATGTATTACAAACACATTCACTGCATAGGGAGTTGCTCTGTCTTCTTCAGCAAAACATCTGGGGTTCTGgcctttatgacttctttctatATACCTGGCTCTATTATGATATGCATCTATTGTAGAATATATTTCATAGCGAAAGGGCAGGCAAGATCAATTAATGATGCAAATCAGAAGTTTCGAATTGggttggaagagaaaaatggaatctcacgaagcaaagaaaggaaagctACGAAGACTTTAGGGATTGTGATGGGAGTTTTCTTAACATGCTGGTGTCCTTTCTTTGTCTGCACGGTCATGGATCCTTTCCTGGACTATACTATTCCACCCATCCTGAACGATGCATTGATTTGGTTTGGCTACTTGAATTCCACTTTAAATCCAATggtttatgcatttttctatccCTGGTTCAGAAGAGCACTGAAGATGATTCTATTTGGTAAAATTTTCCAAAAAGATTCATCTAGATGTAAgttatttttagaattaaatcCATAGAATTATTAGACTTTACTGTTTTGCCAAACAGTTGGTGATCATATTTATGAACACAACATAATATCAACCATATGCACCAGCTACAGGGGCTTTTATCAAGTATTAGGGTCAAAGATTGTGTAGTTAGATATGATGCTTATATCTTGCTTCCTATTTGCCATTCTTATTATACATATTGAAGCTTTACAAGCCCAGAATTTAGGGacttatattttaaagaacttcTCCTGCCCCTACATGAACTGCCATGATATTGACAGTGGTCCCTTACTCAGTTGTTCAGTGGTGGAAACTAAGAGGCTACATTTGGGACTGCAAATTAG from Eschrichtius robustus isolate mEscRob2 chromosome 9, mEscRob2.pri, whole genome shotgun sequence includes the following:
- the LOC137769680 gene encoding trace amine-associated receptor 1, with the translated sequence MMSFCHNIINISCVKTSWSNDVRASLYSLMVLIILTTVVGNLIVIISISHFKQLHTPTNWLIHSMATVDFLLGCLVMPYSMVRSVEHCWYFGEGFCKIHTSTDIMLSSASIFHLSFISIDRYYAVCDPLRYKTKINILVIFVMIFISWSIPALFAFGMIFLELNFKGAEEMYYKHIHCIGSCSVFFSKTSGVLAFMTSFYIPGSIMICIYCRIYFIAKGQARSINDANQKFRIGLEEKNGISRSKERKATKTLGIVMGVFLTCWCPFFVCTVMDPFLDYTIPPILNDALIWFGYLNSTLNPMVYAFFYPWFRRALKMILFGKIFQKDSSRCKLFLELNP